The proteins below are encoded in one region of Pongo pygmaeus isolate AG05252 chromosome 20, NHGRI_mPonPyg2-v2.0_pri, whole genome shotgun sequence:
- the FAM32A gene encoding protein FAM32A isoform X3 yields the protein MEAYEQVQKGPLKLKGVAELGVTKRKKKKKDKDKAKLLEAMGTSKKNEEEKRRGLDKRTPAQAAFEKMQEKRGHQTSCTATGFQGHKANAARSYAWIQNCKWKGS from the exons ATGGAGGCCTACGAGCAGGTCCAAAAGGGACCACTGAAGCTGAAAGGCGTCGCAGAGCTGGGAGTGACCAAGCG gaagaagaaaaagaaggacaaaGACAAAGCGAAACTCCTGGAAGCAATGGGAACGAGCAAAAAGAACGAGGAGGAGAAGCGGCGCGGCCTGGACAAGCGGACCCCGGCCCAGGCAGCCTTCGAGAAAATGCAGGAGAAGCgg GGCCATCAGACTTCCTGCACAGCAACTGGCTTCCAAGGGCACAAAGCTAATGCTGCCAGGTCTTATGCATGGATCCAGAACTG CAAATGGAAAGGATCCTAA
- the FAM32A gene encoding protein FAM32A isoform X2, producing the protein MEAYEQVQKGPLKLKGVAELGVTKRKKKKKDKDKAKLLEAMGTSKKNEEEKRRGLDKRTPAQAAFEKMQEKRQGHQTSCTATGFQGHKANAARSYAWIQNCKWKGS; encoded by the exons ATGGAGGCCTACGAGCAGGTCCAAAAGGGACCACTGAAGCTGAAAGGCGTCGCAGAGCTGGGAGTGACCAAGCG gaagaagaaaaagaaggacaaaGACAAAGCGAAACTCCTGGAAGCAATGGGAACGAGCAAAAAGAACGAGGAGGAGAAGCGGCGCGGCCTGGACAAGCGGACCCCGGCCCAGGCAGCCTTCGAGAAAATGCAGGAGAAGCgg CAGGGCCATCAGACTTCCTGCACAGCAACTGGCTTCCAAGGGCACAAAGCTAATGCTGCCAGGTCTTATGCATGGATCCAGAACTG CAAATGGAAAGGATCCTAA
- the FAM32A gene encoding protein FAM32A isoform X1, whose translation MEAYEQVQKGPLKLKGVAELGVTKRKKKKKDKDKAKLLEAMGTSKKNEEEKRRGLDKRTPAQAAFEKMQEKRQMERILKKASKTHKQRVEDFNRHLDTLTEHYDIPKVSWTK comes from the exons ATGGAGGCCTACGAGCAGGTCCAAAAGGGACCACTGAAGCTGAAAGGCGTCGCAGAGCTGGGAGTGACCAAGCG gaagaagaaaaagaaggacaaaGACAAAGCGAAACTCCTGGAAGCAATGGGAACGAGCAAAAAGAACGAGGAGGAGAAGCGGCGCGGCCTGGACAAGCGGACCCCGGCCCAGGCAGCCTTCGAGAAAATGCAGGAGAAGCgg CAAATGGAAAGGATCCTAAAGAAAGCATCCAAAACCCACAAGCAGAGAGTGGAG GACTTCAACAGACACCTAGACACACTCACGGAGCATTACGACATTCCCAAAGTCAGCTGGACGAAGTAG